Part of the Apostichopus japonicus isolate 1M-3 chromosome 18, ASM3797524v1, whole genome shotgun sequence genome, caatttttgaGAACAGGATGTCATGTCTTAGATGTAAAACTATTGCAGGGTATAGAGTTCCGCATTTCTCAGAACTGAATTGCGAGTGCAGGAGCAACATATACTTATGTTTATTGTCTTCACCTAGTTGATTGCTTCGTGTTCTTTAAGTTATCAAACAAGGCGAAAAATGTGATAACTTCTTTCTAACGAGAAAAAGCAGTTTCTAATAGATTTTATGAAAGGCGTTCAATCACAAAGCAAACCGTATCTATATCTGGCTATTAGATATGTTCCTGTGGTATCAGTGACTCTTATGGTAATAAGCCAAATGCCGGATTTATTTGTATCTCAAAATGATATTAAGAAATCAAGAAcataaattaaagatatcaaGAAGCTTAGGGAAACATTATTTGAGATATCTGGAATTGAATTCGaaatatccaaaattgaatttgaaattatttatatctggaaatgtattaaaaatttGCTTACATTGCTGGAAGCTGTTTCTACTAACAGGTAAATTGAAATAAGCCAGGGCAGTCGAGGATATTCCCGGGACAATATATAAAATCCGGGGGAAACTTTTAATTCACGACGGTACATGTCCCCGGAAATCAGGGTCGTTGGTCACCTTATCTTTGATACTTTGTTCAATGTTCGAAAGTGTCGGTGCGTCTATTATGCTCAGAATCTTCAATTTTCTTGAATTATTTTGATTTGGGGACAAAACAAATTGAGAAGGGTTTTGGGTAATTaccttaccgaaatcccagatctgggccagatataagaatCCGGATCTGAGCCAATCTGGATTAtcaatctgggccagatctgctccagatctggaatttatatctggccatgCAGATAtaaaattgggcagatataacttgatatgaaatgaagttttatatggcccatataaaattttatctggtaaaaaTGTATTGCATCCATATAGCTGGGCCAGATAAATCTTTATCTGGATTGACtgtttatccagttatatctagctttatatggccatataaatatttatctgTATACCTGGAATAAATGTAGATCAGCGGGTTATGTCGATCAAATACTGGGAAATAAGTAGCCAAAACTGGACTAGCATTGACAGAGTAACTTTCCAGCTTGAGCTTTCCAGCTTGTAGTACTACATTGACTGTATAAGACTCAAGGTTTAGATTATATTATGTAAGTTGTAGTTAATCTCCCGGAAAATAAACACATAATAAATCATCAATTTCTGAATATCATGTCTTAGCTGGAAAACTACTGCAGTCTGTAGAGTTCCGCTTTTCTCAGAACTGAATTGTGAGTGCAGGAGCAACATACTAATGTTTCTTTCCACTGCGTGGTTGGTTGTTTCGTGTTTTTGAAGTTCTCAAACGAAGCAAAAATGTTGTAACTTCTTCCTAACGAGAAAAAGCAGTTTCCAATAGATTTTATGAATCTTGACGTTCAATCACAAAGCAAACCGTATCTATATCTGGTTATTACCTATGTTGGCCTACCTGTGCTGTTAGTGACCCTTATGGCAAGCCAAACGCCTGATTTATTGGAAATTTGACTCATCATAGATCTTATTACGTCATCGCATGACCTTCAGAATTTACAAACCAGAGACTGTACGAACTGCTGGTACTACGTCAACATTGAACCGAAGATTTGTTAGTTGCAACGTATGAATGATACCATATCAGTACACACTTATAACTGAAAATGCAGAACCAGAACGGTAATTTCCTTTTACAAGTTTTATTAACAATTTAAGTTTTTGTATTTGTCTTGTACGCATTGGATAAGTGTTAATTGTGAGTTTTTAACCTGTTTTCTCAGTGACATAAACGTTACTAGGCCTACGTTAGAGTAACTAGAGTCGGCCTACAGTATTAGTAACGTaaggctagtagtagtagtaataggcctaggcctagtactaaaTAACTTAACTGAACATTGCTATGTTAGTGTTATGATGCACCACTAATATGTGACTAACACAAGTAGACTACTGAAATAATACGTTCATAGTTATCAGTGAAGTTGTTTGATGTATCTGTGCCCAAGCAGGATCAATCATGAGTGACTTGGGTATCAATTCTCTTTCAAATGGACTGATGATAGGTTACTACTACATTTGATAACACTGTTGATAACATTTGTTATcatttgatgttgatgttgataaCATTTGATAACACTGTTGATAACGTGACACACCTCCGGGCGTCACAATACACAGTCActatgtaaggggactgggggttGAGGCCCAGAAATCTCTCATCATGTGCTAGTCCTTGGTCTAGAACTAGGCTACCAAGTTTACTATGCAAAAGATTTTCAAAGAACACACATGACATAAAGGgacaaattaatttaataaaaacaacatttcatgaattacaattaattgtaattcatgaaatgttgtttttattaaattaatttcctAGATCAATTAAACACAATGCCATTCACCTGCTGGTTCTGTGTTCGTTAGCAAATGGTAGTAGGAAGCAGTGTGAGATGACTGTTATTAACCAAAGTATAGCAGCTCAGCCAAATATGACAAAATCACCAATGATATCTTTTAAATAGTTTTGATTTAAGAAGATATGATGAATTCGTTAAGCAGATTTGACCGGTATACCTGGTCACCAAACAGGTTAACTAACTTATGATACTGTATTGTGAAGCTCATCACATATCCTTTTGAAAGCAAATTTCAGAAAACATACAAATAATCCATTGTTTTCTaaattctgtttctaaggaacaaaTATTACATAAAACCTCATGGACCAAAACTGCATAATATGACATTTAGACAGTTGTGAAAGATAAATGTACTGtaactttaaaggcattgaagactggcCCCAAACCGCAtttggccatctgaaaaagttaactttccattgcttgcaagtgagttttgttcgtgtcgctacaaaatgcagacagtacagtaatgaaatgtgataccttgttatcttcagctggacctgagatgtccattgctgtattgtttgtacactgtgctgtgggtattgaccgcagctgtatgtactgactagtatacactagtgtctaattaccgatggggtactaatttagaatccgtaccaatagaccctacttcctaaccctattccctacttccttaccctactccctaacccctaaccatattccctacttcctaaccctaattcctaacccctaaccctactccTTAACCCTTCTTTCTAACCCCTaaccttattctgccgattcgaagtaagctttcccattcatatggtacggattccaAAGTTAGGccaccgatggtagcaagctgtgtgtgtgtattttctgcgattgatggtagtgtctaacacttctattacacctcattccaaactaagtcagattaccggcattagacgtttctttttgggcgagtcttcacacctcATATTCCTTTGTTTAGTATGTAACCCTAAATTTACACAACAGTACCTCTATCTATTTAACATCTGTGTGCATGCCTCATAAAGATCCTGTAGCTTTGTTGGATGTTATTCAATCAAATGAATGTTGTTCtttctcttcccctcccccccctcccccctttttcTAGCCAACGAAGTAAAGGTTCCAGTTCATGATAATCCAGTTCCCTATCAGGATGTACCTCCCCAGTATGCACCTCAGGTAAATAGAAGAGTTGTCTAATATTTTTCAATCCATTCTTGCTAtgtaaatatacaatatatattccaGCCTTATTTCCATGGTTTTATGACACTCAGGCCACCAAAAGGCAAATTATTGATGTTGCACCCCTCATGTTTGATATCATTCCTTGCCCTATATCACACCCTCCCCTTACCAATAACGAGTTGTTGACATCTTTTGTGAATGTTGATAATTTCACCAATTTATACGACCCAAGTAAGTCATACAGTGAATTGAGGTCTATATCTAATAGCAAGTTGTAAACTAATATGACCCTTAATTTAGGAACAGTTTCCATAATTTGAGTTGTACAAAATTTCTAAAGAATGGGTGGACATAAGTGCAACATAAATTAAGTCTTTGGTAAAACAGAATGGTTATGTAGAATAGATATGTTGTAGTGTGTACCTTGCACAGTACTTTATTGTTCTTGCCAAGTGACAAATTTGAGTCCAAAATTAAACTTTTGATACATGGTTCAGAACTTCAGACTACTAAGTAAAGACCATTTAGCACAAAGTTCCTTCATTCTAGGTTAGATCCTTAGTTTTGAGAAAATGACACACTTTGAACGATCGGTGGCCTATCGGTTCAATTGATTGGACCAGGGGTTGTATATATAGTTAGTTTCTCAGAAACTAAGACACTTCATCAAtagaaaaacaataggcttGTATAGCCATTAGTATGTTGACAAAGAATGACATAGTCATCAAGGCCAAAATGGTGTGAAACAAATTTCTCCCCGTAATCTTGccattttcacttttttttttctttccataggGGTCCTTTCCTGCTCAACAGGTGATGATCCGACAACCACCATTGACAGATCCGCCAAGGGATTATTTCGTTGAGGCACTCTTGGTGACAATTTGCTGTTTCTGGCCGACTGGCATCGTTGCTATCATCAAGGCATCGGAAGTAAGTTAAAAGAGTAACATGATGGTATAATATCGATTGGCTCATAGATGAATGGGTCACCAGAAGTCTGTCGTTGGCATACTTGTGATTATCAAAGACATTGGACTTAACCAGACAAGGCTCTAAAATATGACTATGTGTACTATATTTTGAGCTATTACCTATTAGGCCTGAGTCTTGTACCTCGGATACCCCGGTACCCGACCCAACGTTTGGGTACCCGATTCGAAAACGCACAAATGGGTACCTGTTTTCTGAGGGAAAAGTCACATAACTGCTACGCGAGTGCTTTCATGATTTCAATAATTTCGTAGGTCTGCATGATTTGATTAATCAAGACACGCGACTAAGGAAGattaatttcatgaaataactttcttgtagTGTAGATGGTTGATTTAATTACTAACTATATCAAGTTTTAGCCATTCTCAGTGATTCTTTTTCATGTGTGGATAATATCACTCAACACtgaaaacgaaaatattataTCGGTGAAAACTACTCAAATTGAAACCTTCATTTCCATCGCAAAAGTGAACAGTACGTAAAATACATAGCATataccttccaaacaatttTGCCGATTTCCAGCTAATTGTAAACAAGGCTATGCaaagtgtgtgttttttttttggcaaactgatggttaggcaagattttcccgttgactgcatgtggtgttaggctaccatttatttcatagaaggaaacaCTGGCAAGGAAATTTGCCCAAACATTTGCCCAAAAATCTTAAGATGGATTATAGATAAGATAACTTACATAAAAATactcgcaagtggctttttactaaactTTTATTCCAGATGCGATCGTTTAGCAATAAATCACTTAACGCGCACAGCTGTAATGTCTGTCTAATTCAAGTTGAGAGCTGAAATTTATTACAGGAAATCCCGTCTTGGCAACGTTTGACATGTgagatttgaaatcaaattacCGAAATCGCGCAATCCCTTGCTAAAACGAAACCTGGATCGTAGTATAAGAAGCATtcggaaatattttttttttgcaaggtgtttctttatttcatgtgcatttgcattattattcattttacgtcaaaacatgaaattcagCTGTTGATAACAACAGATGTTGATAATGTTCAACAGAAGtatcaaattgaaaatgaatACTTCGGAGGTGTAAAGTAAGGACTGGCATAGCAATCTGCCATTATGGACATTGTGTTTGGCTACTGTAGTTCCGCGAGTCTTTTTCAATATTCGGTGCAGAGTTTCGGGTACCCGTTACCCAACCGGGTGATGAtatcgggtacccggttccgaCTTATTGCTACCTGACTCAGTCCTTTTACCTATACTTGATTCCAAAATGCTCCAGAGTATGGGTTAAAAACCACTGGGACGGGTGGAAGGATGGGTTACAGATGCTGGAATACTAAGCACAAGTGCAGACTCACTGCAAATCTGAAAACAAAATACTATAAACAAAGATATGTATGTTAGCTGGATTGAAGATTGATCAGTAGTTTGTACATTGCtcaaaattgcaacaaaacatTTGATCTTATACAAAATGCTGGCTTTGCTCAATTtcttaccaaattattatttttttaattgtttatttaaagaaaattaatttaattttcttttgttgaaatttttgtaaaaatatttgtaaaaatattgTGGATTGCTTTTTCCTCTTGCCTCTAGGTTCAACAGGCTGCTGGGCGTGGAGATAGAGACATAGCTGAGAGGAGCTCCGTCTCAGCTCGCAAGTTTGTGTGCCTGAGCCTGTGGCTAGGAGTGGCTTGCCTAGCGTTGGTGTTGCTTCTCTGTGCACTCTACGTGGTATTCCTCATTAATCTGATCAGTGAGGAGTAGCTCCACACAGGCTCTCATCAGATAGTGGATGTAGAATATGGAATACAAGAAAGAATCGGTAGATGATACTTTAACACGATTCAATTGGTAGATCATTAATCATGGTTAAATTATTCCTGTTTTGAATAAAGCATATAAGATAAACCTAGTCATCTCCTTTCCATATTTGTGATTTTTCGGAAGTAAACCAAAAAAGTCTTATCAGTTTTCCTGATATTTGAAGAAACTTTGGTCCTAGAGTTTCTTAAGTTTTCTTTATCATATGTCATATAATGTGTCTAGAATTTTCCAAAACTATGGTATTTACTTCtttgttaacatatatatatatatatatatatatatatatatatatacatatatagctaGTTATCATAGTATGAGATTTCCTTTTACCCCCAGAAATTTCCATCTCTGAAAATGAGAATTGATAGAGTGGGCAGACAGATTGCAATACATAAGTATTCTGGCTCTAGTTCTAGTGATCTTGTACTCTTCTGAAATTACCGTCAGTAGGTTTCAAATTGCTTCTTAGTGATTCATTTGTCTTGACATAGAAGAGATTCTCGTAGTCTCGTGGATTGGATGGAATAATGAACAATAGTGCAGAGCTTTATATAGACCATTTCCTATTTCTAATTAAGAAGTAACACTAGACTCCAGACATTAATTTGTTGTTCGTCTGATGAAAGGAATCTCTTCTTAACGTCCTTTCTAAGTTCTGATGTACCGTTTCTTCTTgaaagtgagagagagagatttcAAGTTTAATACTGTCATAGAATAGGATGCCTGCcttacttttgaagaagaaaccTAAGCTTCTTTATATggtctgatttttttttggtcataaatCTTGCTTTGATCTTTTGAGGCTTACATTTAGTGATGTTCTGGTTGCAATAGGTTATTTGGTTCATTACACTTGAGTTGGATTCAGAATACAGACTGCCATTGGTTTGTAATATGATTAGAAACGGCTTAAACATGTATTCAAACTACAGATTAACATTTCACAGGGGAGTTTGTGCTGACAAAATGTTGCTTTATTTATGTTTCCTTGTGGTCGGGTCGGGAGTAGCAGGTGGGGCTGCATCCCTAGGCCAGGGCTGGAGAATATAGGTAAAAGGCTAATATATTCTCATACATTAAAGGAAAACTCAAACCGTTCAAATAGGAAACCTTGTGATAATATATGGGACCACTATGACTCTTAGAGCCTCTGTGGAGGATGGGTTCAGTGTTTAAGTTCAGTTGAACATCTGGCCGACAACTTTATataagatataaaatataatagaCTTTAAAAGTATATGCTAGTTAAGTATGAAATGGATAATGCAAAATGTAATTCAATAGTACCCCAGTTTCTATTTTattacccccaaaaaattaaacTATCATAGTTGGACCAGTTTTGTATCATTGTTTCTTTCGTTCTTTTAACTCAGCAAAACCACGTTCTGCCATTAAATGCTATCTTGATcaagaaacatttttaaaaataatatttatgagAAGTACTTTAAGAATTTACTCTCACTGTATAGTataactttcttttctttttctctttactATAGCTGTATCACCTCTTTTTATTTCTTGAGAAATTTATCCATTATATTTCTAGTGAACTACATATTTTGATgttgtttaaaaataaaatttctggtggaaatatattttctcttggatgttatttcttgaaatttatATGAGCTTCTTaagtttaaaaaagaaaatgtgtaaCACTTGAATAGCTCATGGTAATTAAATGAACTGATCATTGAAAGTGATGATAAAGTTGTGTAATATAATATTACTAATATTGTAACAGGATGGCCAGGATCCTATACTCCTGTAGCGATGATGTAGAGATTTGCCGCTAGGCATTATACAGCAACAAATTTATTATCATGACTCGTTCTATCTCGGTCTCCATTTCGCACATGATAACAGTGGAAAGAATAAACAATGGTTAAACTTCTAAAATAAATTGCACTTTACCCTAAATCCGTTAGTAAAATGAGcccaaaacaatacaaactaaTAACACAACTGTTCAGACGGTCCCAGAATGAGGATTTCCTAAGTAGACAATAAAATAATACCGACTGCGCATGCGCAGAACATTACATGACAGACAGGGATTCCCCTAATTAGTATCTACTGCGCATGCTCAGACAATGTATAGCAACATGCGCTCAACCGTATGTTCATGTTCATCCACAACCTTTGAATTGACTTTTATAACTTTCGAATTGACTTTTAATTCTGGGTAAGCACGTAATTTTGCATCCAGGTCATTACACACATGTCATAAATTAACCTCTTAGCACCCTACCACTGGATTATCATAAGAAT contains:
- the LOC139959120 gene encoding proline-rich transmembrane protein 1-like, translating into MQNQNANEVKVPVHDNPVPYQDVPPQYAPQGSFPAQQVMIRQPPLTDPPRDYFVEALLVTICCFWPTGIVAIIKASEVQQAAGRGDRDIAERSSVSARKFVCLSLWLGVACLALVLLLCALYVVFLINLISEE